The following proteins are co-located in the Escherichia fergusonii ATCC 35469 genome:
- the oppA gene encoding oligopeptide ABC transporter substrate-binding protein OppA, whose translation MINMTKKSLVAAAVLTALIAGNTALAAEVPAGVQLAEKQTLVRNNGSEVQSLDPHKIEGVPESNISRDLFEGLLVSDLEGHPVAGVAEKWDNKDFKVWTFHLRKNAKWSDGTPVTAQDFVYSWQRLADPKTASPYASYLQYGHIANVDDIIAGKKTTSELGVKAIDDNTFEVTLSEPVPYFYKLLVHPSVSPVPKSAIEKFGEKWTQPANIVTNGAYKLKDWVVNERMVLERSPTYWDNDKTIINQITYLPIASEVTDVNRYRSGEIDMTYNNMPIELFQKLKKEIPNEVHVDPYLCTYYYEINNQKAPFNDVRVRTALKLALDRDIIVNKVKNQGDLPAYSYTPPYTDGAKLVEPEWFGWSQEKRNEEAKKLLAEAGYTSEKPLTFDLLYNTSDLHKKLAIAVASIWKKNLGANVKLENQEWKTFLDTRHQGTFDVARAGWCADYNEPTSFLNTMLSDSSNNTAHYKSPAFDKLMGETLKATNEAQRTELYAKAEQQLDKDSAIVPVYYYVNARLVKPWVGGYTGKDPLDNTYTKNMYIVKH comes from the coding sequence ATGATCAACATGACAAAGAAAAGCCTGGTGGCAGCCGCCGTCTTGACAGCGCTCATTGCGGGTAATACTGCCCTGGCTGCCGAGGTTCCGGCAGGTGTACAACTGGCAGAAAAGCAAACGCTGGTGCGAAATAACGGTTCTGAAGTGCAATCCCTTGATCCGCATAAAATTGAAGGTGTTCCTGAATCCAACATAAGCCGCGACCTGTTTGAAGGGCTGTTGGTCAGTGACCTTGAAGGGCACCCAGTCGCTGGGGTTGCAGAAAAATGGGACAATAAAGACTTTAAAGTTTGGACATTCCATCTACGCAAAAATGCTAAATGGTCTGATGGAACTCCGGTAACTGCACAGGATTTTGTTTATAGCTGGCAGCGTCTTGCTGATCCGAAAACAGCGTCACCTTATGCCAGTTATTTGCAATATGGTCATATCGCGAATGTTGATGACATTATCGCTGGTAAAAAAACAACATCTGAACTGGGTGTCAAAGCCATTGACGATAATACCTTTGAAGTTACGTTGAGCGAGCCAGTTCCTTATTTCTATAAACTGCTGGTTCACCCGTCTGTTTCTCCAGTACCTAAATCGGCAATTGAAAAATTTGGCGAAAAATGGACTCAGCCTGCCAATATCGTAACTAACGGTGCCTACAAACTGAAAGACTGGGTTGTCAACGAGCGTATGGTACTTGAGCGTAGCCCAACTTATTGGGATAACGATAAGACCATTATCAATCAAATCACTTACTTGCCGATTGCCTCTGAAGTTACAGATGTCAACCGTTACCGCAGTGGCGAAATCGACATGACTTATAACAACATGCCGATTGAACTGTTCCAGAAACTGAAAAAAGAGATCCCAAATGAAGTGCATGTCGATCCATATCTTTGCACTTACTACTATGAAATTAATAACCAGAAAGCTCCATTTAACGATGTTCGTGTACGTACCGCACTGAAACTGGCACTTGATCGCGATATTATCGTTAATAAAGTGAAAAACCAGGGCGACCTGCCAGCTTACAGCTACACTCCGCCTTATACCGATGGCGCAAAATTGGTTGAGCCAGAGTGGTTTGGTTGGTCTCAGGAAAAACGTAATGAAGAAGCCAAAAAACTGTTGGCAGAAGCCGGTTATACGTCAGAAAAACCGTTAACCTTCGATCTGTTGTATAACACCTCTGATTTACATAAAAAACTGGCTATCGCCGTAGCGTCTATCTGGAAGAAAAATCTGGGCGCTAACGTTAAGCTGGAAAATCAGGAGTGGAAAACTTTCCTTGATACCCGCCATCAGGGTACTTTTGATGTTGCACGCGCAGGCTGGTGTGCTGATTACAACGAACCCACATCTTTCCTGAATACTATGCTTTCCGATAGTTCAAATAACACCGCGCATTATAAGAGCCCGGCGTTTGACAAACTGATGGGAGAAACACTTAAAGCCACGAATGAGGCTCAGCGTACAGAGTTGTACGCTAAAGCAGAGCAGCAACTGGATAAAGATTCTGCCATTGTTCCGGTTTATTACTACGTCAACGCACGCCTGGTTAAACCATGGGTCGGCGGCTATACCGGTAAAGATCCGTTAGATAATACCTATACCAAAAATATGTACATTGTGAAGCACTAA
- the cls gene encoding cardiolipin synthase: protein MTTFYTVVSWLVILGYWLLIAGVTLRILMKRRAVPSAMAWLLIIYILPLVGIIAYLSFGELHLGKRRAERARAMWPSTAKWLNDLKSCKHIFAEENSSVASSLFKLCERRQGIAGVKGNQLQLLTDSDDVMQALIRDIQLARHNIEMVFYIWQPGGMADKVAESLMAAARRGIHCRLMLDSAGSVAFFRSPWAAMMRNAGIEVVEALKVNLMRVFLRRMDLRQHRKMIMIDNYIAYTGSMNMVDPRFFKQDAGVGQWVDVMARMEGPIATAMGVIYSCDWEIETGKRILPPPPDVNIMPFEQASGHTIHTIASGPGFPEDLIHQALLTATYSAREYLIMTTPYFVPSDDLLHAICTAAQRGVDVSIILPRKNDSMLVGWASRAFFTELLAAGVKIYQFEGGLLHTKSVLVDGELSLVGTVNLDMRSLWLNFEITLAIDDKGFGADLAAVQDDYISRSRLLDERLWLKRPLWQRVAERLFYFFSPLL from the coding sequence ATGACAACCTTCTACACGGTGGTGAGTTGGCTGGTCATTCTGGGATACTGGTTACTCATCGCTGGCGTAACATTACGTATTCTAATGAAACGTCGTGCAGTTCCCTCCGCAATGGCCTGGTTGCTGATTATCTACATCCTGCCGCTGGTGGGCATTATTGCTTATCTCTCTTTTGGTGAACTTCATTTAGGTAAACGCCGTGCTGAACGAGCCAGGGCGATGTGGCCTTCAACCGCAAAATGGCTTAACGACCTGAAATCCTGCAAGCACATATTTGCAGAAGAGAACAGTAGTGTTGCTTCTTCTTTATTTAAGTTGTGTGAACGTCGCCAGGGGATCGCAGGAGTAAAAGGTAACCAATTACAACTGCTCACCGATTCTGATGATGTGATGCAAGCTCTAATCCGCGATATTCAGCTTGCCCGCCATAATATTGAGATGGTGTTTTATATCTGGCAGCCTGGTGGCATGGCCGATAAAGTCGCTGAGTCATTAATGGCTGCAGCTCGTCGTGGTATTCATTGTCGACTGATGCTTGATTCTGCTGGCAGTGTGGCTTTTTTCCGTAGCCCATGGGCAGCCATGATGCGAAATGCAGGTATTGAAGTAGTCGAGGCGCTGAAAGTTAACCTGATGCGTGTCTTTTTGCGACGCATGGACCTTCGCCAGCACCGCAAAATGATCATGATCGACAATTATATCGCTTACACTGGCAGCATGAATATGGTCGATCCGCGCTTCTTTAAACAAGATGCCGGTGTAGGCCAGTGGGTAGATGTCATGGCGCGCATGGAAGGCCCCATCGCGACAGCTATGGGCGTGATTTATTCCTGCGACTGGGAAATTGAAACCGGTAAACGCATTCTGCCACCGCCGCCTGACGTCAATATCATGCCATTTGAGCAAGCCAGCGGTCATACCATTCACACCATTGCTTCTGGCCCTGGCTTCCCGGAGGATTTGATTCACCAGGCCTTGCTGACTGCAACATATTCAGCTCGTGAATATTTAATTATGACGACACCCTACTTCGTGCCCAGTGATGACTTGCTACATGCAATTTGTACTGCTGCACAGCGTGGCGTGGACGTCAGCATTATCCTGCCACGTAAAAATGACTCTATGCTGGTTGGTTGGGCCAGTCGTGCTTTCTTCACCGAATTGCTGGCAGCCGGAGTTAAAATTTACCAGTTTGAAGGTGGTTTATTACATACCAAGAGCGTACTGGTTGATGGTGAGCTTAGTCTTGTCGGTACAGTTAATCTGGATATGCGCAGTTTGTGGCTTAATTTTGAAATCACACTCGCCATTGACGACAAAGGATTCGGCGCTGATCTCGCCGCAGTACAGGATGACTATATCTCCCGTTCCCGGCTTCTTGATGAACGGTTGTGGTTAAAACGACCACTCTGGCAGCGAGTCGCAGAGCGATTGTTTTACTTCTTCAGCCCGTTGCTGTAA
- a CDS encoding potassium channel family protein, which produces MAGSISGYRQRVYHFLFDQHHKSGRRCEALLGFLALLSVIVIFIESGVGTEYQLTYEQWHLFVWAEFFFTFIFTTEYFLRVLSWPSPVRYVFSFWGFIDLATILPLYVMWLWPEIGLNYLFAWRAMRAIRALRILRLLRFMPALTSLWQAIINARHQLVLFYTFIGIVMIVAGALMYAIEGTTNGFNSLGTSVYWAIVTVTTVGYGDITPHTEAGRWVSSILILIGYSVIAIPTGIITAQLTTELQQKRKRRQCWHCHTADHALDAKYCRLCGGELLPEKGE; this is translated from the coding sequence ATGGCAGGCAGCATTTCAGGATATCGCCAACGGGTTTACCACTTTCTTTTTGATCAGCACCACAAATCTGGCAGACGTTGCGAAGCCTTGCTCGGTTTTCTGGCATTACTGAGCGTTATCGTTATTTTTATCGAATCCGGCGTTGGTACTGAATACCAGCTAACTTATGAACAATGGCATCTCTTTGTCTGGGCAGAGTTTTTTTTCACATTTATCTTTACTACTGAATATTTTCTGCGGGTATTAAGTTGGCCCAGTCCTGTTCGTTATGTATTCAGTTTTTGGGGATTTATTGATTTGGCGACAATCCTCCCGCTGTACGTTATGTGGTTATGGCCGGAGATTGGCCTTAATTATCTGTTTGCCTGGCGAGCGATGCGTGCAATAAGGGCGTTGAGGATATTACGTCTTTTACGATTTATGCCTGCATTAACCAGTTTGTGGCAGGCAATTATTAATGCCCGCCATCAGTTGGTTCTGTTCTATACCTTTATCGGCATTGTCATGATTGTTGCTGGTGCACTGATGTACGCCATTGAAGGGACAACCAACGGTTTTAATTCACTGGGTACGTCGGTGTATTGGGCAATCGTAACAGTAACTACGGTAGGGTATGGTGATATTACACCGCACACAGAAGCGGGAAGGTGGGTATCGTCGATTTTGATTTTGATTGGCTACTCAGTTATTGCCATCCCAACGGGGATCATCACTGCGCAACTTACCACTGAATTACAACAGAAAAGAAAACGGCGTCAATGTTGGCATTGCCATACGGCAGATCACGCTCTTGATGCAAAATATTGTCGCCTCTGTGGCGGTGAATTATTACCAGAGAAAGGCGAATAA
- the oppD gene encoding murein tripeptide/oligopeptide ABC transporter ATP-binding protein OppD: MSVIETATAPLAQQQADALLNVKDLRVTFSTPDGDVTAVNDLNFSLRAGETLGIVGESGSGKSQTAFALMGLLAANGRIGGSATFNGRQILNLPENELNKLRAEQISMIFQDPMTSLNPYMRVGEQLMEVLMLHKGLRKAEAFEESVRMLDAVKMPEARKRMKMYPHEFSGGMRQRVMIAMALLCRPKLLIADEPTTALDVTVQAQIMTLLNELKREFNTAIIMITHDLGVVAGICDKVLVMYAGRTMEYGNARDVFYQPVHPYSIGLLNAVPRLDAEGETMLTIPGNPPNLLRLPKGCPFQPRCPHAMEICSSAPPLEEFSPGRLRACYKPVEELL, encoded by the coding sequence ATGAGCGTAATTGAAACCGCAACTGCGCCACTCGCGCAACAACAGGCTGATGCACTGCTGAACGTGAAAGATTTACGTGTCACCTTTAGTACGCCGGACGGTGATGTGACAGCAGTAAATGATCTCAACTTTTCCCTGCGCGCCGGTGAGACATTGGGGATTGTGGGGGAGTCTGGTTCCGGCAAATCACAAACCGCGTTCGCGCTAATGGGGTTACTGGCAGCGAACGGTCGTATCGGCGGAAGTGCAACCTTTAATGGGCGCCAGATCCTGAACTTACCAGAAAACGAGCTGAATAAGCTGCGTGCTGAACAGATATCAATGATTTTCCAGGACCCGATGACCTCGTTAAATCCTTATATGCGAGTCGGCGAGCAACTGATGGAAGTATTGATGCTGCATAAAGGGTTACGCAAAGCCGAAGCCTTTGAAGAATCGGTACGTATGCTTGATGCGGTAAAAATGCCAGAAGCACGTAAGCGGATGAAAATGTATCCCCATGAATTTTCTGGCGGAATGCGTCAGCGTGTGATGATAGCGATGGCACTGCTATGCAGACCAAAACTGTTGATTGCCGACGAACCAACCACCGCACTGGACGTGACCGTACAGGCACAAATCATGACCTTGTTAAATGAACTGAAAAGGGAATTTAACACAGCCATTATTATGATTACGCATGATCTCGGTGTGGTTGCCGGGATTTGTGACAAGGTACTGGTGATGTATGCCGGGCGCACGATGGAATATGGCAACGCTCGCGATGTCTTTTATCAACCCGTTCATCCTTATTCTATTGGTCTGCTTAATGCTGTACCGCGTCTGGATGCCGAAGGTGAGACGATGCTGACCATCCCCGGTAATCCGCCAAACCTGCTGCGTTTACCTAAAGGGTGCCCATTTCAGCCGCGTTGTCCACATGCGATGGAGATTTGTAGTAGCGCTCCGCCGTTAGAAGAATTCAGTCCTGGTCGCTTGCGTGCTTGTTATAAACCGGTGGAGGAACTTTTATGA
- the oppF gene encoding murein tripeptide/oligopeptide ABC transporter ATP-binding protein OppF — protein MNAVAEGRKVLLEIADLKVHFDIKDGKQWFWQPAKTLKAVDGVTLRLYEGETLGVVGESGCGKSTFARAIIGLVKATDGRVAWLGKELLGMKPDEWRAVRSDIQMIFQDPLASLNPRMTIGEIIAEPLRTYHPKMPRQEVRERVKGMMLKVGLLPNLINRYPHEFSGGQCQRIGIARALILEPKLIICDEPVSALDVSIQAQVVNLLQQLQREMGLSLIFIAHDLAVVKHISDRVLVMYLGHAVELGTYDEVYHNPLHPYTKALMSAVPIPDPDLEKNKTIQLLEGELPSPINPPSGCVFRTRCPIAGPECAKTRPVLEGSFRHAVSCLKVDPL, from the coding sequence ATGAATGCTGTAGCGGAAGGAAGAAAAGTTCTCCTCGAAATAGCTGATCTCAAAGTTCATTTTGATATCAAAGATGGCAAACAATGGTTCTGGCAACCGGCAAAAACACTAAAAGCCGTTGATGGGGTAACACTCAGACTGTATGAAGGGGAAACGCTGGGCGTCGTGGGTGAGTCTGGATGTGGAAAATCCACTTTTGCTCGCGCCATCATTGGCCTGGTTAAAGCGACAGATGGGCGTGTTGCCTGGTTAGGCAAAGAGTTACTGGGGATGAAACCTGATGAGTGGCGTGCGGTGCGCAGCGATATTCAGATGATCTTCCAGGACCCACTGGCCTCACTGAATCCGCGTATGACTATTGGCGAAATTATTGCCGAACCACTACGAACTTATCATCCGAAAATGCCACGTCAGGAAGTGCGCGAGCGGGTGAAAGGGATGATGCTGAAAGTGGGGTTGTTGCCTAATCTGATTAACCGCTATCCCCATGAGTTTTCAGGCGGTCAATGTCAGAGGATTGGTATTGCCCGGGCACTGATTCTCGAACCGAAGCTAATTATCTGTGACGAACCAGTGTCGGCGCTGGATGTGTCTATTCAGGCGCAAGTGGTTAATTTGCTGCAACAGTTGCAGCGGGAAATGGGGCTTTCTTTAATCTTCATTGCGCACGATTTGGCGGTGGTAAAACACATTTCTGATCGTGTGTTAGTGATGTATCTCGGACATGCTGTCGAACTGGGCACTTACGATGAGGTATATCACAACCCATTACATCCCTATACCAAAGCATTGATGTCGGCAGTGCCGATTCCTGATCCTGATCTGGAAAAGAATAAAACAATTCAGTTGTTGGAAGGGGAGCTGCCTTCACCAATTAATCCACCTTCTGGCTGTGTCTTCCGTACCCGTTGTCCGATTGCCGGACCGGAGTGCGCAAAAACGCGTCCAGTACTGGAGGGGAGTTTCCGACACGCTGTCTCTTGTCTGAAAGTAGACCCGTTATAA
- a CDS encoding YciY family protein, which translates to MKRSRTEVGRWRMQRQASRRKARWLEGQSRRNMRIHSIRKCLLNHQRNSLLFAIYDI; encoded by the coding sequence ATGAAGCGTAGTCGAACGGAAGTGGGACGCTGGCGGATGCAACGACAAGCGAGTCGTCGTAAAGCGCGTTGGCTTGAAGGGCAATCACGTCGCAATATGCGAATCCACTCCATCAGGAAGTGTCTACTCAATCATCAACGTAATTCGCTGTTGTTCGCGATATACGACATTTGA
- the oppC gene encoding oligopeptide ABC transporter permease OppC, whose translation MMLSKKNSEALENFSDKLEVEGRSLWQDARRRFMHNRAAVTSLIVLVIIALFVTLAPMLSQFTYFDTDWGMMSSAPDMESGHYFGTDSSGRDLLVRVAIGGRISLMVGIAAALVAVLVGTLYGSLSGYLGGKVDSVMMRLLEILNSFPFMFFVILLVTFFGQNILLIFVAIGMVSWLDMARIVRGQTLSLKRKEFIEAAQVGGVSTASIVIRHIVPNVLGVVVVYASLLVPSMILFESFLSFLGLGTQEPLSSWGALLSDGANSMEVSPWLLLFPAGFLVVTLFCFNFIGDGLRDALDPKDR comes from the coding sequence ATGATGTTAAGTAAGAAAAACAGCGAGGCGCTGGAAAATTTCAGTGACAAGCTGGAAGTTGAAGGGCGTAGTCTATGGCAGGATGCGCGCCGTCGTTTTATGCACAACCGTGCTGCCGTCACCAGTCTTATTGTGTTGGTGATCATTGCGTTGTTTGTCACCCTGGCACCAATGCTTTCTCAGTTTACCTACTTTGATACCGACTGGGGAATGATGTCCAGTGCACCGGATATGGAATCTGGTCACTATTTTGGCACCGATTCCTCCGGACGTGATCTGCTGGTGCGCGTGGCAATTGGTGGGCGAATATCTCTGATGGTGGGGATAGCTGCAGCCCTGGTTGCAGTGCTCGTGGGTACATTATACGGTTCACTTTCAGGCTATCTCGGTGGCAAGGTGGATTCTGTCATGATGCGCCTGCTGGAAATCCTCAACTCCTTCCCATTTATGTTCTTTGTAATTTTATTGGTAACGTTCTTTGGGCAGAATATCCTGCTGATTTTTGTCGCGATCGGCATGGTTTCATGGCTGGATATGGCACGTATCGTCCGTGGACAGACTCTGAGCCTGAAACGAAAAGAGTTTATTGAAGCGGCGCAAGTCGGGGGCGTCTCTACCGCCAGTATTGTAATTCGCCACATCGTGCCAAATGTGTTGGGGGTAGTTGTGGTTTACGCTTCGCTGCTGGTGCCAAGCATGATCCTCTTTGAATCCTTCCTGAGTTTCCTTGGCCTCGGTACGCAAGAGCCGCTCAGTAGTTGGGGGGCGCTGCTCAGCGATGGTGCGAACTCCATGGAAGTGTCGCCGTGGTTGCTGCTGTTCCCGGCTGGCTTCCTGGTAGTGACACTATTTTGTTTCAACTTTATCGGCGATGGCTTACGTGATGCCCTCGATCCGAAAGACCGTTAA
- a CDS encoding HI1450 family dsDNA-mimic protein, whose product MDMDLNNRLTEDETLEQAYDIFLELAADNLDPADVLLFNLQFEERGGAELFDPSEDWQEHVDFDLNPDFFAEVVIGLADSEDGEINDIFARILLCREKDHKLCHILWRE is encoded by the coding sequence ATGGATATGGATCTGAACAATCGCCTGACTGAAGATGAAACGCTTGAGCAGGCTTATGATATTTTTCTCGAGCTTGCTGCCGATAATCTCGACCCGGCAGATGTTCTATTATTTAATTTACAGTTTGAGGAGCGTGGTGGCGCGGAATTATTTGATCCGTCGGAAGACTGGCAGGAACATGTCGATTTTGACCTGAACCCTGACTTTTTTGCGGAAGTCGTGATTGGTTTGGCCGATAGCGAAGATGGCGAAATCAACGATATTTTTGCTCGCATTTTGTTATGCCGCGAAAAAGATCACAAACTTTGCCATATCCTCTGGCGTGAATAA
- the oppB gene encoding oligopeptide ABC transporter permease OppB, with translation MLKFIIRRFLEAIPTLFILITISFFMMRLAPGSPFTGERTLPPEVMANIEAKYHLNDPISTQYFSYLKQLAHGDFGPSFKYKDYSVNDLLATSFPVSAKLGAAAFLLAVILGVSAGVIAALKQNTRWDYMVMGVAMTGVVIPSFVVAPLLVMIFAITLQWLPGGGWNGGALKFMILPMVALSLAYIASIARITRGSMIEVLHSNFIRTARAKGLPMRRIIFRHALKPALLPVLSYMGPAFVGIITGSMVIETIYGLPGIGQLFVNGALNRDYSLVLSLTILVGTLTIVFNAIVDVLYAVIDPKIRY, from the coding sequence ATGTTAAAATTTATTATACGTCGCTTTCTGGAAGCGATACCGACGCTATTTATACTCATTACCATTTCGTTTTTTATGATGCGCCTTGCACCAGGGAGTCCTTTCACTGGCGAGCGTACACTGCCGCCTGAAGTTATGGCGAATATTGAAGCGAAATATCACTTAAACGATCCGATCTCCACCCAGTACTTCAGCTACCTGAAACAGCTGGCACATGGCGATTTTGGACCATCCTTTAAATATAAAGATTACTCGGTCAACGATCTGCTGGCGACCAGTTTCCCGGTTTCGGCGAAATTAGGCGCAGCGGCATTTTTACTCGCCGTTATTCTTGGCGTTAGCGCGGGCGTTATTGCTGCGTTAAAACAAAACACCCGATGGGATTATATGGTTATGGGAGTGGCGATGACCGGGGTCGTTATCCCCAGTTTTGTTGTTGCCCCCTTATTGGTGATGATATTTGCGATTACGCTCCAGTGGTTGCCTGGCGGTGGCTGGAATGGTGGGGCTTTGAAATTTATGATTTTGCCAATGGTGGCATTATCGCTTGCCTATATCGCCAGCATCGCTCGTATTACGCGTGGCTCAATGATTGAAGTATTGCACTCTAACTTTATCCGTACTGCCAGGGCGAAGGGGTTACCAATGCGTCGGATTATATTCCGCCATGCATTGAAACCCGCTCTATTACCGGTGCTCTCCTATATGGGGCCTGCTTTTGTCGGCATCATCACTGGTTCTATGGTTATCGAAACCATTTACGGATTGCCAGGTATTGGTCAGCTTTTCGTCAATGGCGCACTTAACCGCGACTACTCGTTGGTGCTCAGTCTGACCATTTTGGTGGGAACGCTGACAATTGTATTTAACGCCATTGTCGATGTGCTGTATGCAGTTATCGACCCAAAAATTCGTTACTGA
- a CDS encoding YchE family NAAT transporter: MIQTFFDFPVYFKFFIGLFALVNPVGIIPVFISMTSYQTAAARNKTNLTANLSVAIILWTALFLGDGILQLFGISIDSFRIAGGILVVTIAMSMISGKLGEDKQNKQEKSETAIRESVGVVPLALPLMAGPGAISSTIVWGTRYHSIMYFVGFSLAIAIFALCCWGLFRMAPWLVRVLGQTGINVITRIMGLLLMALGIEFIVTGLKAIFPGLLT, translated from the coding sequence GTGATTCAAACTTTTTTCGACTTTCCCGTTTATTTTAAGTTTTTCATTGGGTTATTTGCACTTGTAAACCCGGTTGGGATTATTCCCGTCTTTATCAGCATGACCAGCTATCAGACAGCTGCTGCACGTAACAAAACAAACCTGACCGCCAATCTTTCCGTCGCGATCATTTTGTGGACTGCATTGTTTCTCGGTGATGGCATTTTGCAACTGTTTGGCATTTCCATTGATTCGTTCAGAATTGCCGGTGGAATCCTGGTGGTGACTATTGCCATGTCGATGATTAGCGGCAAATTGGGCGAAGACAAACAGAACAAACAGGAAAAATCAGAAACAGCTATTCGCGAAAGTGTGGGGGTAGTGCCGCTGGCATTACCACTGATGGCTGGCCCCGGTGCGATAAGTTCAACTATCGTTTGGGGCACACGTTATCATAGCATCATGTATTTTGTTGGTTTCTCGTTGGCGATCGCGATATTCGCCCTTTGCTGTTGGGGGCTATTCAGGATGGCACCCTGGTTAGTACGTGTTTTAGGGCAGACGGGAATCAACGTGATCACACGTATCATGGGGCTGTTGCTGATGGCTCTGGGTATTGAGTTTATTGTTACCGGGCTAAAGGCTATTTTCCCAGGGCTTCTTACTTAA